AAGGGCGGCCAGGAAGAAGCCTTCAAGTTCATCGATAGCCTCAAGATTTTCAGCTTGCTCGCTAACGTCGCCGACGTGAAGAGCCTCGTGATTCACCCGTACACCACCACGCATTCGGAACTCACTCCGGAAGAATTGGCTGCAGCCGGAATTACGCCGGCAACGATCCGCGTGTCTATCGGTACGGAACATTACGAAGACATCATCGCCGACCTCGAAAACGGATTCGCGGCAATTTAGTTTGGTTACGTGAAGTATCCTGATCCGGCAGCGTTTTCACCATTAGGAAACGACTGTCGGGCTGGATTCTTTTTTTTTGTACGGAGAATACAATGATAGATTTTGAATACTACAACCCGGCGAAAATTGTATTTGGCGAACATAGTGAACAGAAGCTGAAATCGCTTTTGGCTTCGTTCGGGGTGAAGTCGCTCCAGCTTGTTTACAGCGGAGACTTTATCAAGACGCTCGGCATTTACGACGCTATCAAGGATGCTGTCAATGAACTCGGGATTCGCTTTTCCGAAAACGGAAACGTGGTGCCGAACCCATCCATCGACCTGGTTCGCGAACTCGTGAAGCAGGGCAAGGAAAACGGGGTAGACTTCGTCTTGGCCGTCGGCGGCGGAAGTTCCATCGATACCGCGAAGGCGGTGGCACTCGGAATACCTTACCAGGGAGATGTGTGGGATTTCTTTGAAAAGGGAATCTCACCGGAACAGGTATTGCCGATTGGTGTCATCGCCACGACGGCATCGAGCGGTTCCGAAACATCCAATGCGGCAATCCTTTCGAGTGGTGAATGGAAGCTCGGTTTTGAAGATGACCGAATCATTCCGAAGTTCGCCATCATGAACCCCAAATACACGGTGGGCCTGCCGGCATACCAGACTTTCGTGGGCATCGCTGACGTGCTTTCGCACTTGTTGGAACGCTATTTCTCGGACGAGAAATATTCCGACACCACGGACTACCTGATAGAAGGCGCGATTCGTGCGTTGCTCGTGAATGCAGACAAGCTCATCGCCAACCAGAAAGACGTGAACGCCCGCGGAGAAATCCAGTGGCTTGCAAGCGTCGCTCATGGCGGGTTCCTGGATGCAGGGCGTCGTGCGGACTGGGGCTCGCATCGAATCGAACATGAACTTTCTGCCCAGTACAACATCACTCACGGCGAAGGCATGGCGGTGGTGACTGTTGCTTGGACAAAGTACATGGCGGTGAAAAAGCCCTGGAGGCTTGCGCTCCTTGCGAGCCGTGTGTTCGGTGTAGATTCCTTCAACTACAGTGAAACCGAACGTGCGCTGATCCTTTCGGAAAAGCTTGCGGCATTCTTCAAAAAACTGGGGCTCGCGACGACGCTTGCAGACTTGAAGATTGGCGATAAGGACTTCGACGCGATGGCTGCCCGTGCTACGCGCAATGGCAAGGTCGGGCACTACGTGCCGCTGGATGCTGCCGCCATCAAGGAAATTTTGAAAATCGCACTGTAATCAAAAAACTTAAACAAAAACAAAACGGTGCCAACGCACCAAAAGGAGAGTACAAACAATGGCAAGAGTAAAATTTATTGAATCGGTTGACGAAGCTCAGGGCAAGGCCAAGGAAGCCTACGAAAAGCTCGTTTCTACAGGCAAGATCACCAACATGAAGCGTGCGTTGTTGCAGGACTACGCGACGTTCGACGCCTTCATGGGCTGGTATACCAGCTGGGCCCGCCTCGTGGAAATCATCGGCCAGCGCGCTGCTACGGTCTACGCCCACGCGGTTTCTACCACCAACAGCTGCCAGCTCTGCTCGCTGTTCTTCATCAGCGACCTGAAGGCTCTCGGAATCGACCCGAACGGGTTCGAATACGAGAAGAACGAAGAAATCCTCGTGAAGCTTGCAAGGCAAATCGTGAAGGACCCCACCTCCGTTCCGGATTCTTACTTCGAGGAACTGCACAAGTTCTACAACGATTCCGAAATCGTGGCCATCGTGGGCTTTGCCGCCCAGATGATTGCGACGAACAACTTCAACTCCGTGTTGAAAATCGACGTGGACCATCGCTTGCTCCCGATTGTGGGTGAATTCAAGCCTGCCACCTGGAGAAAGGACATCAAGTAGTTTTGTACTCTCCGCACAAAAGGGACGTCTCTGGAAAAAAGCGATGTTTTTCAGAGGCGTCTTTTTTTTGTACATTCCCTATGCAGCGACCAGGTCCAGGAAATATCGGTGGATGCTTGTGTCGCTGTTGAGTTCCGGGTGGAACGAGAGTGCGATTTGATTCCTGTATTTCACGGCGACAATCTGCTCGGTGTTTGCGCTATCGGAATTTCCGTTTGTACTTGCCGTCCGCGAAAGAATCTCCACATCGTCGCTGACGGATTCGAAGAATGGGGCACGAATAAATGTCTGCGGGACCTTCCCGATATGCGCGACCTCATTTTCGGTGAAAAAACTGCCGAGCTGTCGGCCGTAAGCGTTGCGACGGATAATGGCGGGGAGCGTCGCGAAGTGGGCGTCTTTTTCGCCTGCGATTTTTTCGGCAAGCAGGATGGCGCCTGCACATGTCGCAAGTACGGGCAATCCAGCTTGAATTTTAGCCCTGAGCGGTTCAAAAAGCCCGAGGTCGCGCAGGAGTTTCCCTTGTACGGTACTTTCGCCTCCGGGGAGAACGAGTCCGTCGATAGTGCGGTCCAAGTCTCGCAGCTGGCGGATTTCAAAGACATCGGCGCCGAGCGCTTGCAGGATGCGTTCATGTTCGATGAATGCCCCCTGTACCGCTAGCACGCCGATTTGCGGCTTGTCAATATTCATTATTTCCCCCTTTCGGCCATGAGCAGAGCAATTTCCTGTTCGTTGATGCCGACCATGGCTTCGCCCAGGTCTTCGGAAAGCTTGGCGATGAGTTTTGCGTCGGTGTAGTTGGTGACTGCCTGCACGATGGCGGCGGCGCGTTTGGCGGGGTTGCCCGACTTGAAGATTCCGGAACCCACGAATACGCCTTCGGCGCCGAGCTGCATCATAAGGGCGGCATCGGCAGGGGTGGCGACGCCCCCGGCGGCGAAGTTCACCACCGGGAGTTTCTTGTGGTCGTGAACGTAGCGCACCAGGTCGTACGACACCTGGAGTTCCTTCGCACGGTTGAAAAGTTCGTCTTCGCGCAGGCTCGAAATGCGGGCGATTTCCTGGTTCATGAGGCGCATGTGGCGTACGGCCTGGACGATGTCGCCCGTGCCCGGCTCGCCCTTGGTGCGAATCATGGAGGCGCCTTCTTCGATACGGCGGAGCGCTTCTCCCAAATCTTTTGCACCGCAGACGAACGGAACTTCGAAATCGCGCTTGTTGATGTGGAAAACGTCATCGGCAGGGGAAAGAACTTCGCTTTCGTCGATGTAGTCAATTTCGATGGCCTGCAAAATCTGCGCTTCTGCAAAGTGACCGATGCGACATTTTGCCATGACCGGGATGGAAACGGCGTCCTGGATTCCCTTGATCATTTTCGGGTCGCTCATTCTGGAGACTCCTCCGGCGGCTCGGATGTCGGCCGGGATGCGTTCAAGGGCCATGACGGCGGCGGCGCCTGCGGCCTCGGCAATTTTGGCCTGTTCGGGGGTGGTCACGTCCATAATGACGCCGCCTTTGAGCATTTGGGCAAGATTCTTGTTGAGTTCGTAACGGTTCTGGTCTGCCATGTAAATCTCCTTGAAAAAGTGAATCGTTTGTTTTCAAGGCGTAATTTAAAACATTCCCTAGACTTGCTCAATATTCAGTTTTTTATTATTTTAATAAGGTCAGTTTAATACCAGATATACAAATAGAATAAGGTCAGATGATGTTTAGTTATGATATGTCTAAGGCGGGTGCAAACAGCCTCTACCATTACCTTTACCAGTGCATCAAAAAGGATATCGTAAGCGGGAACATCCTTGCCGAAGAGCAGCTCCCTTCCAAAAGGAATTTGGCACGGAATTTGGGCGTCAGCGTAGTGACTGTCGAAAACGCTTATGCGCAACTCCTGACGGAAGGCTTTGTCTATTCGCTCCCTAAGAAGGGATTTTTTGTCGCTGATATCAATGCTTCTGTAAAATCTACTACACAGCGCAAGCGAAAGGTGCCGCACACCCGTAGGTTCCGTGCGGGTATGCTTGAAGAATCGGAACATACAGATTCCAAATACATCGCCGACTTTGCGAGTAACGGGGCCGATATCGAGGCGTTCCCCTTTACCACTTGGGCAAAGATTACTCGCGAGGTTCTTTGCGAAAGGCAGAGGGATTTGCTGAAGGTCTCTCAAGGCTCTGGCACATTGGAATTGCGCTGCGCTATTGCCCGCATGCTCCGGGAATTCAGGAATATTCAGGTGGCACCGGAGCAGATTGTGATAGGTGCCGGTACGGACTATCTGTATGGGCTGCTAGTCCAGTTGCTCGGCTTTGACAAGTGCTATGCCGTCGAGGATCCGGGCTGGGCCAAGATTTCGAAAATATATGGCCAGTACGGTGTCAAGGTTTGCCACATTCCTATTCAAGGTGATGATTTTACCGATGCTGTGAAAAAGTCCGAAGCGGACATCGTTCACATTTCCCCGTCGCACCATTTCCCGACGGGAAAGGTGATGCCTGTGGGAGAGCGTTATCGCTTGCTCAGTTGGGCGGCAGAATCCCCGAAACGCTATATCGTAGAAGACGACTACGACAGCGAATTGCGCATGACCGGCAAACCGATTCCCGCCTTGCAGAATATCGATGTTACCGAAAAGGTCATCTATCTGAATACATTTTCCAAGACAATGACGTCGGCCATCCGAATCGCATACATGGTGCTCCCGCCGCACCTTGCCGAAAAATTTCGCGACGAGCTTTCGTTCTATTCGTGTACAGTATCGAATCTTGACCAATACGTGATGGCGAAATTTCTGAATCTCGGGTATTACGAAACGCACATCAATCGCATGCGCAACTTATACCGCGCCAAGCGCGATGCGTTGCTGACTGCTATTCGCAAGAGCCGCCTTTCCGATGTTGCAAGTATTTATGAAGAAGATGCTGGCTTGCATTTTATTCTGGAAGTCCGCACCAAATGCTCCGACGATGAAGTATGCAGGCGCCTGCGTCAAAAGGGTGTCAACATAAAGGCTCTCTCGGAATACTATTTCAAGGCTGAACCTTCCGTGCACAAATTCGTCATCAACTATTCTTCTGTTGAAAAGAAGAACATGCAGAAGGCTGTGCAGGCGCTGGTTCAGGGTTACATCTAACCTAATACTTTTTGTTTACGGTTCGCCCGAGAAGGTCAAACGAACGGCTCTTCGGGAGAACAGAAGCGCGGATTCCCTTTTTGCGGATGGCCGTCGTCTCTTGCTTCGTATAGGTGAAGTAATAGTAAGTCGTGAATTCGTCCGATTGAATTTTCAGGGTATAGTTGTTTTCGCTGGAGGCGTACGTGATGGTCGAAACCGTATCACCCTCGGAAGAGGTTTCGTAACATTTGGAATCGCTTGAATCGCTTACGTACACGTCTATTGAACGAATTCCTGATTCCTTGTCGGCCCCTTTATAGGTTGTATGCACAATGGAATCGCCTGTAAGGATTATTTCGGAATATCCGGATGTCCCGAAGTCTAGGCTTTTTGTCAATATTTGCGCCGCGTTGGCTGTAAGCTTGATGGAACGTTGTTGCCCCAATGTTCCAAAGCCGTAAAAGTCTTCAGAAATATACGTGGTGTCTGCAGACGAAGAATCCTTCATCAAATATTCATAGCCTGTTTTAGTCAGCTTGTTGGGGTCTTGATTCCAGTAGTACTTGTATTCTGTTGTCGAATTGTCCTGATAGGATGTCGATTGATAATTGTCGAGTCTGCCTTCGGCATAGGAGTATTTCATTGAGCCTACTCCGGGCATGGAAAGGGAATCTAGCTGGAATTCGGCATTAGGCTTCAAGTATAAATTGGACAGAATTTGGAAATAGAGGCCGGTGCAGGAATTTGCCGACGCATATTGCATTGCTGCCAAAAGGCAGAATAAGATTTTTTTCATGTTCCCTCCATATTTTTACTAACGCATCTAAAATTAGTTTTTATTGAAAGGATAATGTGTGCCGAACTTTTTTACGTGACAGGCGTCATTGAAAAATGTTGTCAGGAATCATCTCTTTTTTCTTTGACATGGCAGTGCCGCATTAGGGCGGCGATATAAGCTTGGGCGTAGCGCGATGGCGTTACGCTTTTTCGCATTACGTAGCCGATGGTCATCTTGTCGATTACAGAAAGCGGCTTTGCGATAATTTCCTTGCCGTTTAGCTTGTGGCTGATGACGCCGGAGCAGATGGTGTAGCCGTCGAGGCCAATCAGCAAGTTGAAAAGTGTGGCGCGGTCACGGA
This DNA window, taken from Fibrobacter sp. UWR2, encodes the following:
- a CDS encoding iron-containing alcohol dehydrogenase, with translation MIDFEYYNPAKIVFGEHSEQKLKSLLASFGVKSLQLVYSGDFIKTLGIYDAIKDAVNELGIRFSENGNVVPNPSIDLVRELVKQGKENGVDFVLAVGGGSSIDTAKAVALGIPYQGDVWDFFEKGISPEQVLPIGVIATTASSGSETSNAAILSSGEWKLGFEDDRIIPKFAIMNPKYTVGLPAYQTFVGIADVLSHLLERYFSDEKYSDTTDYLIEGAIRALLVNADKLIANQKDVNARGEIQWLASVAHGGFLDAGRRADWGSHRIEHELSAQYNITHGEGMAVVTVAWTKYMAVKKPWRLALLASRVFGVDSFNYSETERALILSEKLAAFFKKLGLATTLADLKIGDKDFDAMAARATRNGKVGHYVPLDAAAIKEILKIAL
- a CDS encoding PLP-dependent aminotransferase family protein, which codes for MFSYDMSKAGANSLYHYLYQCIKKDIVSGNILAEEQLPSKRNLARNLGVSVVTVENAYAQLLTEGFVYSLPKKGFFVADINASVKSTTQRKRKVPHTRRFRAGMLEESEHTDSKYIADFASNGADIEAFPFTTWAKITREVLCERQRDLLKVSQGSGTLELRCAIARMLREFRNIQVAPEQIVIGAGTDYLYGLLVQLLGFDKCYAVEDPGWAKISKIYGQYGVKVCHIPIQGDDFTDAVKKSEADIVHISPSHHFPTGKVMPVGERYRLLSWAAESPKRYIVEDDYDSELRMTGKPIPALQNIDVTEKVIYLNTFSKTMTSAIRIAYMVLPPHLAEKFRDELSFYSCTVSNLDQYVMAKFLNLGYYETHINRMRNLYRAKRDALLTAIRKSRLSDVASIYEEDAGLHFILEVRTKCSDDEVCRRLRQKGVNIKALSEYYFKAEPSVHKFVINYSSVEKKNMQKAVQALVQGYI
- the pdxS gene encoding pyridoxal 5'-phosphate synthase lyase subunit PdxS, whose translation is MADQNRYELNKNLAQMLKGGVIMDVTTPEQAKIAEAAGAAAVMALERIPADIRAAGGVSRMSDPKMIKGIQDAVSIPVMAKCRIGHFAEAQILQAIEIDYIDESEVLSPADDVFHINKRDFEVPFVCGAKDLGEALRRIEEGASMIRTKGEPGTGDIVQAVRHMRLMNQEIARISSLREDELFNRAKELQVSYDLVRYVHDHKKLPVVNFAAGGVATPADAALMMQLGAEGVFVGSGIFKSGNPAKRAAAIVQAVTNYTDAKLIAKLSEDLGEAMVGINEQEIALLMAERGK
- a CDS encoding carboxymuconolactone decarboxylase family protein, whose translation is MARVKFIESVDEAQGKAKEAYEKLVSTGKITNMKRALLQDYATFDAFMGWYTSWARLVEIIGQRAATVYAHAVSTTNSCQLCSLFFISDLKALGIDPNGFEYEKNEEILVKLARQIVKDPTSVPDSYFEELHKFYNDSEIVAIVGFAAQMIATNNFNSVLKIDVDHRLLPIVGEFKPATWRKDIK
- a CDS encoding PLP-dependent transferase is translated as KGGQEEAFKFIDSLKIFSLLANVADVKSLVIHPYTTTHSELTPEELAAAGITPATIRVSIGTEHYEDIIADLENGFAAI
- the pdxT gene encoding pyridoxal 5'-phosphate synthase glutaminase subunit PdxT, giving the protein MNIDKPQIGVLAVQGAFIEHERILQALGADVFEIRQLRDLDRTIDGLVLPGGESTVQGKLLRDLGLFEPLRAKIQAGLPVLATCAGAILLAEKIAGEKDAHFATLPAIIRRNAYGRQLGSFFTENEVAHIGKVPQTFIRAPFFESVSDDVEILSRTASTNGNSDSANTEQIVAVKYRNQIALSFHPELNSDTSIHRYFLDLVAA